The Aestuariibaculum lutulentum genome segment ACTTGTTCTAGAAGAATATGAGCACGCAAAAGCAAGAGGTGCGAAAATTTACGCAGAATTTATAGGTGGAGGTTTATCTTCTGATGCTTACCACATGACGGCACCACATCCAGATGGAAAAGGCGTAGTAGCCGTAATGAAAAATTGCTTAGAGAATGCAGGTTTAAATCCTGAAGACGTAGACCATATTAATACACATGGTACATCTACACCATTAGGAGATGTTGCAGAACTTAAAGCAATTTCAGAGGTGTTTGGCGATCACGCAAAACACATAAATATTAATTCAACCAAGTCAATGACCGGGCATTTATTAGGTGCTGCAGGTGCTATTGAAGCTATTTCGACTATTTTGGCTATGGAAAACGGAATTGTTCCGCCAACCATTAACCATACAACGGTAGACGAAAACATTGATCCTGAATTAAATTTAACTTTGAATAAGGCTCAAAAGCGAGACATTAAAGTGGCTATGAGTAATACATTTGGATTTGGCGGACATAACGCTTGTGTATTATTCAAGAAATTAGACTAAATCCCGAATGAGAAACATTCGTAACATATTAAATTCCCGTTTTAAACGCAACGGGAATTTTTTTATGCAAATACATAAGATTCTGGGATTTAAACCTAAAGAATTAAAATACTTCAAAAAGGCATTTACACACCGCTCGATGAATATTAAAGACAGTAAAGGAAACGCTGTTAATTATGAACGTTTGGAGTTTTTAGGAGATGCCATGTTAAGTGCTGTTATTGCTTCCCATCTTTATTTAGAAGTGCCAAGTGGAGACGAAGGCTACTTAACAAAAATGCGCTCTAAAGTAGTTAGTAGAGAGCATCTTAACGAACTGGGGAAGGAGTTGAAACTGATTAATTTGGTTGAAAGCAAAATTCCGCCGGGTCAGTTTGGAGAAAATATTCACGGAAATTTATTCGAAGCCTTAGTTGGTGCTATTTTTTTAGATCGCGGTTACGAATACTGTGAAAAATTTATCTACAATCGCATTATTATTCCTTATGTAGATATCGAACGCCTGGAAGGTAAAGTTATCAGTTATAAAAGTTTACTTATCGAATGGTGTCAAAAGGAGAAGAAAACATTCAACTATAATGTTTACGACGATACCGGAATTGACGAAGTAAAACACTTCTCGGTTAAGCTCTCAATAGACAATAAAGTCGTGGCAAAAGCCAGAGCTACTTCAAAGAAAAAAGCAGAGGAAAAAGCATCAAAGCGAGCGTTTTTTGTATTTCAGAATAAAATATCAAAAATGCTGTAAAACTTATCAAACAAAGCTATTAACTACAACGTTTTAGTTAAAATTCTTCTAAATATTAATATAAAGTTATAACAGTTGAATGTTATTAAGTATTATATTTACAACGTTTAATATAAGTTATGGCTATTCACAAACTTATTCTGGATGATGTTTTTGAAGAAGTATCACATACTTTAATTGCGATTCATTGTTCTATTGACGATTACCGTTTAGCTTATCTTTTAAACAAACATTTAGGAATTAGTCTGGCTCGAAAAGATGCAGATATTGATGTTAATATAGATCAGTCAGCCTATTCTGTATTTGAATGGAAAGATGAAAGACAGTTAACCACATGGAACTTGGTTTCCAATGCATGTAAAACTGAAATACATCAACCAGACATGGGTAAATCGTTGTTCGATTTACAGGAAAAGATAACAAGATTATCCTACTTAATACCGGAACACAAGGCAGTTAATTATTTTTTAAAAATAGATAACGAGTTTAGTACCAATAAGGAAAAATATATACTGCAAAGTATAAAGAGTATTCCTAAAGTAGCAACAGCCTTTAGTGTTGATATTAATAAATTGAAGTCAAAAGAAAATTTAATTTTTTAGCTAATGCCATTAAATAAAAAAACCAAAATAGTAGCAACCTTAGGTCCTGCTACAAGTACAAAAGAAGTTCTAAAAGGAATGCTTGAAGAAGGTGCAAATGTTTTTAGAATTAACTTTTCTCATGCCGATTATAATGATGTTGCCGAGCGCATAAGAATGATACGTGAACTGAATGATGAATTTGGTTTTTCTGCGGCGATTTTAGCCGATTTACAAGGTCCTAAACTTCGTGTTGGGGTCATGAAGGAAGAGGTTGTTGTTAATCCGGGTGATGAAATTGTTTTTGCAACAGGAGAACGTTTCGAAGGAACTAAGGAGCGTGTTTACATGACCTATGAAAGATTTCCTCAGGATGCAAAACCAGGGGAGCGTATTCTTTTAGATGACGGTAAATTAATCTTTGAAGTTGTTTCAACAGATGGAGATTCTGAAGTTAAAGCAAAAGTAATTCAGGGAGGTCCTTTAAAATCTAAAAAGGGTGTTAACCTTCCAAATACAAATATTTCTCAACCGGCGTTAACGGAAAAAGATATTGAAGATGCGATTTTCGCAATTAGTCAAGATGTTGACTGGATTGCATTATCATTTGTTCGTCATGCTGAAGACTTACAGCAATTACGAGATTTAATCGAAAAGCACAGCGAGCATAAAATTCCGATTGTAGCAAAAATAGAAAAGCCTGAAGCTGTTAAAAATATAGATGCTATTGTTGCTAACTGTGATGGTTTAATGGTTGCTCGTGGCGATCTTGGGGTAGAAGTGCCTGCAGAAGAAGTTCCGTTAATTCAAAAGCAATTGGTATTACGTGCTAAAAAAGCTAGAATCCCTGTAATCATTGCAACTCAGATGATGGAAACCATGATTAGTAGTTTGACACCAACTCGTGCTGAAGTAAACGACGTTGCAAACTCGGTTATGGATGGTGCCGATGCAGTGATGCTTTCAGGAGAAACTTCTGTTGGTCAGTATCCGGTACAGGTAATTAGACAAATGGCAAATATTCTTAAAAACGTTGAAGATTCACCATTAATTCAAGTGCCTCAATTACCTCCTCATGTACGCACAAAACGTTTCATTACTAAATCGATTTGTTATCATGCAGCATTAATGGCAAACGAGATTGATGCGAAAGCGATTTCTACTTTAACGAATAGTGGATATACGGCATTTCAGATTTCAGCTTGGAGACCATCTTGTCATATTTTAGTATTTACACCAAACAAACGCATCTTAACGCAGTTAAGTTTATTATGGGGAGTTAAGGCGTTTTATTATGATAGATTTGTGTCTACAGATGAAACTGTGGGTGATATTAACAGAATGGCTAGAGATCAAGGTTTCGTTAAGAAAGGAGATATGGTCGTGAGTTTAGCGTCTATGCCAATCGCCGAAAAAGGTATGGTAAATACACTTCGAGTAAGAGAGATTACTAAGTAAAAGTCCTAGAATAGAATATATAAATTAAGGCCACTTAAGAATTTAAGTGGCTTTTTTGTTAAGATTAAAATCCAAATTTTAACTGCACACTTACGCTTTTTTGTTCCGGTTCTTTTTTTGTTTCGGTGTTTAAATTGGATAAGGATATACCTAATAAGCGTACCGAATTTTTTAGTTTTTCCTGATAGAGTAAATCCTTTGCGGTATCTAGAATGAGGTGTTTGTCGGAAACAAAATAAGGCAACGTTTTACTTCTGGTTTGAAGAGAGAAATCACTGTATTTTATTTTTAGGGTTACTGTTTTTCCTGAAACATGACTTTTTGTAAGGCGTCGTGAAACTTCATCGGCGATGTGTTCCAGTTTTTCTAGCATAAACACCTCGCTGGAAAGATTTTCACTAAAGGTACGTTCGGCTGCTAAACTTTTTCTAATGCGATTTGGTTTTACTTCGCTAGTATGAATACCTCGAACTACATAGTAATAATAGGAACCGGATTTCCCGAAGTGTTCTTCCAAATATTCAATAGATTTTTGTTTTAAATCCATTCCTGTGAAAATACCTAACTGATACATTTTTTCAGCAGTAACTTTGCCAACACCATAAAATTTTCGAATATCGAGTTGTTCTAAAAATTCAATAACTTCTTCCGGATTTACGGTTTTTTGTCCGTTGGGCTTGTTATAATCGCTGGCTACTTTCGCTACAAATTTATTAATGGAAATACCTGCAGAAGCTGTCAATCCGATGTCATTAAAAATACGTTCGCGAATTTCTTTGGCAATTAGTGAGGCACTTGGGTTGCCTTTTTTGTTATGGGTAACATCTAAGTAAGCTTCGTCTAAAGACAAGGGTTCCACGAGGTCGGTATACTCCAAGAAAATCTTTCTAATCTTCTTTGAGATTTCAGTATAACGTTCAAAATTATGACGCACAAAAATCAAATCCGGACACAATTTAGCCGCCAATGTTCCAGACATGGCACTTTTCACACCAAATTTTCTAGCCTCATAACTAGCGGCACTAATAACACCACGTTTACCACCACCGCCAACTGCAATGGGTTTCCCTTTAAGCTCGGGATTGTCCATTTGCTCTACAGACGCATAAAAAGCATCCATATCCACATGAATAATTTTTCTTATGTTAGAGGTCGGTAGCATATTGTAAATTTATAATATCTTTATCAAAGCGAACGATTTTCATTAAAAACAATAATTTGAAAACAGCAATTATTTTAGGGGCCACCGGATTGGTTGGAGGACTGGTTTTACAGCTGCTTTTAGAAGATGACAGGTATAAAAAAGTTATTGTTTTTAGCCGACGAGCCTGCGGGGTAAAACACGCTAAGTTGGAGGAACATTTTGTTGATTTATTTAATCTTGAATCGAGTTCTAATCAATTTAAAGCCGATGTGGTGTTTTGTTGTGTTGGGACTACGAAGGCCAAAACACCAGATAAGGATATTTACACTAATATAGATTATGGCATTCCGGTTATGGCAGCGCAAATGTGTAAGCGCAATAACATCAATACGTTTATTGTGGTGTCGGCTTTAGGAGCCAATGTAAATAGCTCGGTGTTTTATTCCAGATTAAAAGGAGACATGGAGCATGATGTGTTGGATCAAAAGGTTGAAAACACCTTTTTGTTGCAGCCGTCATTAATTGCGGGAAACCGAGAAGAAAAGCGTTTGGGTGAGTCTTTAGCAAAATGGCTTATGCGAGTGATAAACCCTTTGTTGGTTGGTAAATTGAAAAAGTAC includes the following:
- the dinB gene encoding DNA polymerase IV is translated as MLPTSNIRKIIHVDMDAFYASVEQMDNPELKGKPIAVGGGGKRGVISAASYEARKFGVKSAMSGTLAAKLCPDLIFVRHNFERYTEISKKIRKIFLEYTDLVEPLSLDEAYLDVTHNKKGNPSASLIAKEIRERIFNDIGLTASAGISINKFVAKVASDYNKPNGQKTVNPEEVIEFLEQLDIRKFYGVGKVTAEKMYQLGIFTGMDLKQKSIEYLEEHFGKSGSYYYYVVRGIHTSEVKPNRIRKSLAAERTFSENLSSEVFMLEKLEHIADEVSRRLTKSHVSGKTVTLKIKYSDFSLQTRSKTLPYFVSDKHLILDTAKDLLYQEKLKNSVRLLGISLSNLNTETKKEPEQKSVSVQLKFGF
- the rnc gene encoding ribonuclease III, whose translation is MRNIRNILNSRFKRNGNFFMQIHKILGFKPKELKYFKKAFTHRSMNIKDSKGNAVNYERLEFLGDAMLSAVIASHLYLEVPSGDEGYLTKMRSKVVSREHLNELGKELKLINLVESKIPPGQFGENIHGNLFEALVGAIFLDRGYEYCEKFIYNRIIIPYVDIERLEGKVISYKSLLIEWCQKEKKTFNYNVYDDTGIDEVKHFSVKLSIDNKVVAKARATSKKKAEEKASKRAFFVFQNKISKML
- a CDS encoding IPExxxVDY family protein codes for the protein MAIHKLILDDVFEEVSHTLIAIHCSIDDYRLAYLLNKHLGISLARKDADIDVNIDQSAYSVFEWKDERQLTTWNLVSNACKTEIHQPDMGKSLFDLQEKITRLSYLIPEHKAVNYFLKIDNEFSTNKEKYILQSIKSIPKVATAFSVDINKLKSKENLIF
- the pyk gene encoding pyruvate kinase gives rise to the protein MPLNKKTKIVATLGPATSTKEVLKGMLEEGANVFRINFSHADYNDVAERIRMIRELNDEFGFSAAILADLQGPKLRVGVMKEEVVVNPGDEIVFATGERFEGTKERVYMTYERFPQDAKPGERILLDDGKLIFEVVSTDGDSEVKAKVIQGGPLKSKKGVNLPNTNISQPALTEKDIEDAIFAISQDVDWIALSFVRHAEDLQQLRDLIEKHSEHKIPIVAKIEKPEAVKNIDAIVANCDGLMVARGDLGVEVPAEEVPLIQKQLVLRAKKARIPVIIATQMMETMISSLTPTRAEVNDVANSVMDGADAVMLSGETSVGQYPVQVIRQMANILKNVEDSPLIQVPQLPPHVRTKRFITKSICYHAALMANEIDAKAISTLTNSGYTAFQISAWRPSCHILVFTPNKRILTQLSLLWGVKAFYYDRFVSTDETVGDINRMARDQGFVKKGDMVVSLASMPIAEKGMVNTLRVREITK
- a CDS encoding NAD(P)H-binding protein, yielding MKTAIILGATGLVGGLVLQLLLEDDRYKKVIVFSRRACGVKHAKLEEHFVDLFNLESSSNQFKADVVFCCVGTTKAKTPDKDIYTNIDYGIPVMAAQMCKRNNINTFIVVSALGANVNSSVFYSRLKGDMEHDVLDQKVENTFLLQPSLIAGNREEKRLGESLAKWLMRVINPLLVGKLKKYQSIKPETIARAMVWLDNNVYNEKRIPSDKIKSIANLNDRN